A portion of the Oncorhynchus gorbuscha isolate QuinsamMale2020 ecotype Even-year linkage group LG19, OgorEven_v1.0, whole genome shotgun sequence genome contains these proteins:
- the LOC124005624 gene encoding receptor-binding cancer antigen expressed on SiSo cells-like has translation MAISQFRLFKICTWLATFLSFFRRLICRSGRLRKLSGDQISLPTTVDFSSVPKPAEIEEWSSWDEDGPTSIKIEGGNGNVPPQPGEEVEPDYFKDMAPTIRKTQKIVLKKREPLNYLVPDGSVGFSSRLAATQDTSFIQPSSELGDMDTWHEEANAWEDESSDAAWEADLVLRQQKMAEREKRSMEQQRKKMEKEVQRMMKKDQKIAVKLS, from the exons ATGGCCATCTCTCAGTTTCGCCTTTTCAAGATTTGCACATGGCTTGCAACCTTCCTTTCATTCTTCAGAAGGTTAATATGCAG ATCTGGGAGGTTGCGTAAGCTAAGTGGGGATCAGATATCTCTTCCAACGACGGTTGATTTTTCATCAGTACCCAAACCG GCAGAAATTGAAGAATGGAGCTCGTGGGATGAAGATGGTCCCACAAGTATCAAGATCGAGGGCGGTAATGGCAATGTGCCACCACAGCCCGGCGAGGAAGTGGAACCAGACTACTTCAAAGACATGGCTCCCACCATCAGGAAAACACAGAAA ATTGTACTGAAGAAGAGGGAGCCACTCAACTACTTGGTACCCGATGGTAGTGTGGGCTTCTCCAGCAGACTGGCAGCCACTCAGGACACCTCCTTCATTCAGCCATCT TCTGAGCTTGGAGACATGGATACCTGGCATGAGGAGGCCAACGCCTGGGAGGATGAGTCGTCAGATGCTGCCTGGGAGGCCGATTTGGTGCTCAG ACAACAGAAGATGGCTGAGAGAGAAAAGCGTTCCATGGAGCAGCAGAGGAAGAAGATGGAGAAGGAGGTTCAAAGGATGATGAAGAAGGACCAGAAGATTGCGGTCAAGCTCTCGTAA